One Mobula hypostoma chromosome 5, sMobHyp1.1, whole genome shotgun sequence DNA segment encodes these proteins:
- the LOC134346254 gene encoding uncharacterized protein LOC134346254 isoform X1: MDVSLCLVLLQLTVAWSSGSGFRVEQPKYIEAVVNEPVTLTCTFTHPEISSLRDIDIRWRVRNYYTADIFRYLDNYTLKDFRGRIKFLGSPFRDKTGSIRLLRVREEDSNMYFCSVVILGEEYTGPGTVLSVQARTGSRERWVKQLGYQEAAENGSVILPCSFTYPDTYTPRDIHITWRVGGFHGTEIFDSSRNNALGEYRGRIEFLGSPLRNKTGSIRLHRLNGNDSNFYFCGVTILEDHGQLVGWQSSSGTFLSVRVTTVTQEMQNLSHGSILMIRAVLVLVPLAMACTTGIYLTKRSPVTGDP; encoded by the exons caTGGAGCAGCGGAAGTGGCTTCCGGGTGGAGCAGCCGAAATACATCGAGGCTGTAGTGAACGAGCCCGTCACTCTCACCTGCACCTTTACCCACCCGGAAATCTCCTCACTCCGAGACATTGACATCAGATGGAGAGTTCGCAATTACTACACGGCAGATATATTCAGATATCTAGATAACTACACGCTCAAAGATTTCAGAGGCCGGATCAAGTTCCTGGGTTCGCCATTTAGAGACAAGACGGGCTCCATCCGCTTACTCCGGGTCAGAGAAGAGGACAGCAACATGTACTTCTGCAGTGTGGTGATCTTGGGGGAAGAGTACACAGGTCCTGGGACCGTCCTGTCGGTTCAAG CACGGACCGGTAGCCGTGAGCGCTGGGTGAAGCAGCTGGGGTACCAGGAGGCTGCAGAGAATGGGTCCGTCATTCTCCCCTGTTCCTTCACTTACCCGGACACTTATACACCCAGAGACATTCATATCACTTGGAGAGTGGGTGGCTTTCATGGTACAGAGATATTCGATTCTTCACGAAACAACGCACTCGGGGAATACCGAGGCCGGATCGAGTTCCTGGGCTCCCCATTGCGAAACAAGACGGGCTCCATCCGCTTACATCGGCTGAATGGAAATGACTCCAATTTCTATTTCTGTGGTGTGACAATTTTGGAAGATCATGGTCAGCTGGTTGGATGGCAAAGCAGCTCAGGAACGTTTCTGTCAGTGAGAG TGACCACAGTAACTCAGGAGATGCAGAACCTGAGCCACGGCTCCATCCTGATGATCCGGGCAGTGCTGGTTCTAGTACCGCTGGCAATGGCGTGCACCACGGGCATTTACCTGACCAAGAGGAGCCCAGTTACAG gagatccctag
- the LOC134346254 gene encoding paired immunoglobulin-like type 2 receptor beta isoform X2, with amino-acid sequence MDVSLCLVLLQLTVAWSSGSGFRVEQPKYIEAVVNEPVTLTCTFTHPEISSLRDIDIRWRVRNYYTADIFRYLDNYTLKDFRGRIKFLGSPFRDKTGSIRLLRVREEDSNMYFCSVVILGEEYTGPGTVLSVQARTGSRERWVKQLGYQEAAENGSVILPCSFTYPDTYTPRDIHITWRVGGFHGTEIFDSSRNNALGEYRGRIEFLGSPLRNKTGSIRLHRLNGNDSNFYFCGVTILEDHGQLVGWQSSSGTFLSVRGDP; translated from the exons caTGGAGCAGCGGAAGTGGCTTCCGGGTGGAGCAGCCGAAATACATCGAGGCTGTAGTGAACGAGCCCGTCACTCTCACCTGCACCTTTACCCACCCGGAAATCTCCTCACTCCGAGACATTGACATCAGATGGAGAGTTCGCAATTACTACACGGCAGATATATTCAGATATCTAGATAACTACACGCTCAAAGATTTCAGAGGCCGGATCAAGTTCCTGGGTTCGCCATTTAGAGACAAGACGGGCTCCATCCGCTTACTCCGGGTCAGAGAAGAGGACAGCAACATGTACTTCTGCAGTGTGGTGATCTTGGGGGAAGAGTACACAGGTCCTGGGACCGTCCTGTCGGTTCAAG CACGGACCGGTAGCCGTGAGCGCTGGGTGAAGCAGCTGGGGTACCAGGAGGCTGCAGAGAATGGGTCCGTCATTCTCCCCTGTTCCTTCACTTACCCGGACACTTATACACCCAGAGACATTCATATCACTTGGAGAGTGGGTGGCTTTCATGGTACAGAGATATTCGATTCTTCACGAAACAACGCACTCGGGGAATACCGAGGCCGGATCGAGTTCCTGGGCTCCCCATTGCGAAACAAGACGGGCTCCATCCGCTTACATCGGCTGAATGGAAATGACTCCAATTTCTATTTCTGTGGTGTGACAATTTTGGAAGATCATGGTCAGCTGGTTGGATGGCAAAGCAGCTCAGGAACGTTTCTGTCAGTGAGAG gagatccctag